In a genomic window of Aquipuribacter hungaricus:
- a CDS encoding adenylate/guanylate cyclase domain-containing protein has translation MSVDRLTPREAAAAAGVSRLSARKLFRALGYADADDEPVLGETELQVLRIATRLVRDGTLDERTVLDLARAVGRSVDRLATWQVETLAERVGGDPATTHLLLRQVSPDLEELLGLVWRRLADDAVERVLVPAGEVFSRAVGFADVVGWTQMVSTLDEPELAALVRRFGDVAGDAVADHGGRVIKTVGDEVMFSSGSAEDAARTALTLSRAFEEDPFVPGVRVGFAYGQVVARLGDLFGTTVNLASRVSRLAGAGDVLTDARTAGMLTGTTGLRLRTLGPRQVRGVGPVALVSVETPGQRTGEGGYAPGEHG, from the coding sequence GTGAGCGTCGACCGGCTCACCCCGCGGGAGGCCGCCGCCGCAGCCGGGGTCTCGCGGCTCAGCGCACGCAAGCTGTTCCGGGCACTGGGCTACGCCGACGCCGACGACGAGCCCGTGCTGGGGGAGACCGAGCTGCAGGTGCTGCGGATCGCCACGCGGCTCGTGCGCGACGGCACGCTCGACGAGCGGACCGTCCTGGACCTGGCGCGGGCCGTCGGCCGCTCGGTCGACCGGCTCGCCACCTGGCAGGTGGAGACCCTCGCCGAGCGTGTCGGCGGCGACCCCGCGACGACGCACCTGCTGCTGCGCCAGGTGTCCCCGGACCTGGAGGAGCTGCTCGGCCTGGTGTGGCGGCGCCTGGCCGACGACGCGGTCGAGCGGGTCCTCGTCCCGGCGGGGGAGGTGTTCTCCCGCGCGGTGGGCTTCGCCGACGTCGTCGGGTGGACCCAGATGGTGAGCACGCTCGACGAGCCCGAGCTCGCGGCGCTGGTCCGCCGCTTCGGCGACGTCGCCGGCGACGCGGTGGCCGACCACGGCGGCCGGGTCATCAAGACCGTCGGCGACGAGGTGATGTTCTCCTCCGGCAGCGCCGAGGACGCCGCCCGCACGGCGCTCACGCTGTCCCGGGCGTTCGAGGAGGACCCGTTCGTCCCCGGCGTCCGGGTCGGCTTCGCCTACGGCCAGGTCGTGGCCCGGCTCGGCGACCTGTTCGGCACCACCGTCAACCTGGCCTCCCGGGTGTCCCGCCTGGCCGGGGCCGGTGACGTGCTGACCGACGCGAGGACGGCGGGCATGCTCACGGGCACCACCGGGCTGCGGCTGCGGACCCTCGGGCCACGGCAGGTCCGCGGGGTCGGGCCGGTCGCGCTGGTGTCGGTGGAGACGCCGGGGCAGCGGACGGGCGAGGGTGGCTACGCACCCGGCGAGCACGGCTAG